The Flavobacterium sp. M31R6 nucleotide sequence TTATTAGGTAAATAAGAATAATACAGGTTAGAATAGTAAACAGTGTGCTTAGAAAAGTTCTAAGTAGAACATCTAAGATGAAAGTAATTTGAAAAGATTCTAATAAGAATAAGGCGATATGATGTGTCATAACTGACAATAAAATAAACGTAAATCGCTCTGGAGTCAATACATCATTTAGTTTTATAGTTTGATATTCATAACTCAATCCAAATGAAAATTTAAAAAAGTAAGGTCTTAAATAAGCTAAAAGGACACATGCTGTAGCATGAACTCCTCCCGAATTAGAGAATAAATCCATAATTAAACCCAGAAAAAAACTAGCGATAAGCAGATTGGCTTTGTTTCCGTTTACAGGGTAAAGAATGATGAAAAGTATATAGGGAAATGCACTTACATAACCTCCGAAATTCATATTATTAAAAACTAGAATTTGTAAAGCTAATAAGAGCACAAAACGAAAAATATTCACTAACAACGTGCTATTCATCTTTTTTTCTTTGGTTTTCTAAATTTTTAATTTCTTCGCTGTTTTCAGATTTTATGATATAAACATGACCTAGATTAGTCATATCATTAAATAGTTTTACTCTGATAGTGTAATAATGAGTTTTGTCACCAGGGATAAATATTTTATCTATTGTACCAATTCCAATGTTTTCTGGGAATATAACCGATTGTCCACCAGTAACGATTGTGTCCCCTTTTCGAATACTAGCTAATCTTGGTACGTCAATCAATTGTACAAAACCTGCATTTTTCCCATCCCAATTCAAAGTCCCAAAATGATCTGAATTCTTGATTTTGGCATTAATCTGAGATTTAGTATTCAATATACTAATTACAGTAGAATAATTTGCAGATACATTATCGATGATACCAACAATTCCCAAGCTATTAATAACTCCCATATCAGGCTTAACGCCTGATTTTGAACCAGAATTTAAAGTTAAAAAATTCTCATACACATTATATGAATTATGAATCACTTTGGATACAATAATGTCTTTTGGCAGAACACCTTTCAGGCTGTCTAAATTAGGAATCTTGGCGGAATCTTGAGTTTTAAACAACAAACTTTTCAAGTTGGCATTTTCGCGCGCAAGTTCATCATTTTGTTCTTTTAAGTGAAGGTATTCTTCCACAGAATTTATTCTCTCATAAACACCACCACTCAGAAAATTAGCGGAACTGATGACTTTACTTCTATGAAAAGAATGAGATTGTATGGTAAGGGATAACGCAATACCCAAAAGCAGCAAAAACAGTATTCTATTACTGTTTTTTATAATAAATGAAAATATTTGCTGCATTTCTTAACGGTATATTGAATGTTAGATATAAAGTAACTTCAGTAAAAAGGTTATTACTTAATCAAAATGTTTTTAAACTTCGTAATATTCTTAAGAGCCATTCCAGTTCCTCTTACTACCGCTCTCAATGGATCTTCGGCAATATAAACCGGTAAATCTGTTTTTTGGGAGATTCTTTTATCAAGCCCCCTCAACATAGATCCACCACCTGCAAGATAAATACCTGTATTATAAATATCGGCAGCTAATTCGGGAGGAGTTTGTGATAATGTTTCCATTACCGCATCTTCAATTCGTTGAATTGATTTATCCAATGCTTTTGCAATTTCTCTATAAGAAACCTCAACCTGTTTTGGTTTTCCGGTTAATAAATCTCTTCCTTGAACAGACATATCTTCTGGAGGAGTTTCTAAGTCTTCAATGGCTGCACCAATTTGAATTTTTATTTTTTCAGCGGTACTTTCTCCAACAAAAAGGTTGTGTTGTGTACGCATGTAATAAACAATGTCATTTGTAAAAACATCACCGGCAATTTTTACCGATTTATCACATACAATTCCGCCTAATGCAATTACAGCAATTTCAGTTGTTCCTCCACCTATGTCAACAATCATGTTTCCTTTTGGTTGCATAATATCGATTCCGATACCAATTGCGGCAGCCATAGGCTCATGTATTAAGTATACTTCTTTTCCGTTTACTCTCTCACAAGATTCTTTTACCGCTCTCATCTCCACTTCGGTAATACCAGAAGGAATACAAACCACCATTCTTAGGGCAGGTGTAAACATTCTTTTTTTCAATGCCGGTATGCTTTTGATAAACATACTGATCATTTTTTCAGAAGCATCAAAATCTGCAATTACACCATCTTTTAAAGGCCTGATTGTTTTAATGTTTTCATGCGTCTTACCTTGCATCATATTGGCTTCCTTACCAACTGCAATAATTTTGCCTGATATTCTATCACGCGCAACAATAGACGGACTGTCAATTACGACTTTGTCATTGTGAATGATTAAAGTGTTTGCTGTACCAAGGTCTATCGCAATATCCTCGGTCATGAAATCAAAAAATCCCATATGCCTTTTAGGGGTTAAAAAGTTATAAATAAATTACGCACAAAGTTAAACAAATTAAT carries:
- the mreD gene encoding rod shape-determining protein MreD produces the protein MNSTLLVNIFRFVLLLALQILVFNNMNFGGYVSAFPYILFIILYPVNGNKANLLIASFFLGLIMDLFSNSGGVHATACVLLAYLRPYFFKFSFGLSYEYQTIKLNDVLTPERFTFILLSVMTHHIALFLLESFQITFILDVLLRTFLSTLFTILTCIILIYLIKPNKR
- the mreC gene encoding rod shape-determining protein MreC is translated as MQQIFSFIIKNSNRILFLLLLGIALSLTIQSHSFHRSKVISSANFLSGGVYERINSVEEYLHLKEQNDELARENANLKSLLFKTQDSAKIPNLDSLKGVLPKDIIVSKVIHNSYNVYENFLTLNSGSKSGVKPDMGVINSLGIVGIIDNVSANYSTVISILNTKSQINAKIKNSDHFGTLNWDGKNAGFVQLIDVPRLASIRKGDTIVTGGQSVIFPENIGIGTIDKIFIPGDKTHYYTIRVKLFNDMTNLGHVYIIKSENSEEIKNLENQRKKDE
- a CDS encoding rod shape-determining protein; protein product: MGFFDFMTEDIAIDLGTANTLIIHNDKVVIDSPSIVARDRISGKIIAVGKEANMMQGKTHENIKTIRPLKDGVIADFDASEKMISMFIKSIPALKKRMFTPALRMVVCIPSGITEVEMRAVKESCERVNGKEVYLIHEPMAAAIGIGIDIMQPKGNMIVDIGGGTTEIAVIALGGIVCDKSVKIAGDVFTNDIVYYMRTQHNLFVGESTAEKIKIQIGAAIEDLETPPEDMSVQGRDLLTGKPKQVEVSYREIAKALDKSIQRIEDAVMETLSQTPPELAADIYNTGIYLAGGGSMLRGLDKRISQKTDLPVYIAEDPLRAVVRGTGMALKNITKFKNILIK